Proteins encoded together in one Anticarsia gemmatalis isolate Benzon Research Colony breed Stoneville strain chromosome 1, ilAntGemm2 primary, whole genome shotgun sequence window:
- the pps gene encoding protein partner of snf isoform X2, which yields MSNTVITNYTDLNGPSTKADSSVVVIVNKDGSLSVDQKLLGTLMGTDGSQSAGISVVRVGHEGKPDDATDSETDDEKVPHVTLSVDSYYDEPNSIIKYDSGAEMLQSLRIETRENSLVGFQNDHCYTPLKSPSQAVPETSDSVSNYDDSIIEISHTPPPKPVPTSKKITILEQQIIPKGKKIIIKPSESPIILKGNDILNKPLPVIKTKEIREVEKPIETIQKSDESNESSSISSSGDSIPDRDSDSDYKDTKDRSGSLRLKRTKLKPRILKTIPTKASKLEPKAITKLKAVRNRKESKEKLLQKFKREEHVPEKKDLEVDLESLLPSSKISTSVQSSNDLTKVVLKQTPKVVKKEKKTPAHVTALLSDMSSLFSTPDVIRRVSTDNKVPPKTPTNEKEMILIEKKPMIASKEPVSSDEKITENKLDIAEKPKPVVQKTYVKAKEKVIPVEKVAKAFDPIPQLDDVSLAQILQDTTSISTNPVKSQPTITTAGTMNSPSLAGPLSPTLDLLGGLQPEEEGLTEDFLMSVAQLVASSENLQEVIDKQVLGKVETPPNKVSTTPQPLQSPQNPQTPPQATSAASLYSQTLTKSAQKSILPRKDPIEIVRRDGRVITLPPIEAPATRSSKRKSQMEMASTVEPVQPTPPPTPVVAIPEPQVITVTKQQIKKVPAKKQEQPIQSVAIDKMSVESQESWNSEDDPNRLWCICKQPHNNRFMICCDGCEDWFHGKCVNITKAMGQQMEDQGVEWRCPNCVKKAKQTPKSAGKAAATLNKSEGESLLIETKSPVSSKEGKTSCIVCKKPARVSSIYCSNTCIWKHAQDSLGNQPSSAKEGEPGKSSDKQKSESRVIVYERKSGRLLAGANAPTAENLKAWLQSNPTFEVVRPGALSTTKPATGKKKSTESNKIQTTLNFERIPRKSAEHATPKSEVKERSIKLIPTPKEEPKSTPQLKSPVTPKAQQAILIETPKASTSTARPMTEPRKLMRATSSRSQSSHDKAPSVSPSTSRRKDSAETRPRMTSGEPIRDNVRKALQEQMSIRMRENTGPKFSEAEIQQFANDTELELHELFRDVGMKYKAKYRSLMFNIKDRKNLTLWQKICDRSITPKQLVRLSPEELASQELAQWRDKEAKHQLELIKKSELDLLAASKTYVLKTHKGEEVMETKESVSTELDPNVPVEDVVTALNDSTVGPDVLQKENSPEISSKSDMAEKKKSSKKRNREDSSSSHSKKSRRDSKRESSRKSRSSRRRSDSKEKDSREDQRRSSRKSDKKSRVRSTSKDRSKIEAKEKSDSSERTRHRSSSREKSRRRSKSRDYSRSKSQERERSRSRRRSQSRDSSKRRFRSRSKRRSSDDKLKHRSRSQDIVYKSKHDSTDSDSIERPKSAMLKESHPEYDPHEPMITSAFSEEDLQKSREDVFEENYRNEMSTFEAEYDSLKLETDLNSEIILPETTYTSKQEKVSAESDQEPSSTVDNSSAIVWSGCINMVDVARFYVAAHEVSGSCVDLEEDLSTELDIVGRINPDTVWDYITKMKKTSNKDIVILRLQTANDEEKMQYIALYSYLSSRNRLGVVKVSNMTTVKDFYIVPLPANTSLPSVLLPLDGPGIGEIKTHLLIGIVIRQRKKRLAPNIPTDIIPAKMARETRKRSYTPPASPRRRPPLPLPAYTSASLSTTVKDKIAASLGIKLSADDDEPYSPGSSNSSSSVPASAIGPSLTSNTLRSKMEELNRQIEEQKQQIRKMAQADSSIGEDEAYSPSRPMTPPPVQNVPLDEIALPSNLHEILATIKQRSETNNDVDMRLPLP from the exons GCACGGATGGTTCCCAAAGTGCTGGCATTAGTGTTGTGAGAGTTGGCCATGAAGGTAAACCTGATGATGCCACTGATTCTGAGACGGACGATGAGAAAGTGCCGCACGTCACACTCTCTGTGGATAGTTATTATGATGAACCCAACAGTATCATAAAGTATG ACAGTGGTGCAGAAATGTTACAATCATTGAGAATAGAGACAAGAGAAAATAGTCTAGTTGGATTTCAAAATGATCACTGTTACACTCCACTTAAATCACCAAGTCAAGCTGTACCAGAAACAAGTGATAGTGTCAGTAATTATGATGATTCTATCATTGAGATCTCACACACACCTCCTCCAAAACCGGTGCCCACCAGTAAGAAAATTACTATCTTGGAACAGCAAATCATACCCAAAggtaaaaagataataattaagcCTTCAGAATcaccaataatattaaaaggcAATGATATACTAAATAAACCACTGCCTGTTATCAAAACTAAAGAAATAAGAGAAGTAGAGAAGCCTATTGAGACAATACAAAAATCTGATGAGAGCAATGAATCATCTTCAATTAGTTCTTCAGGAGATAGTATTCCTGATAGAGATTCAGATTCTGACTACAAAGATACTAAGGATAGATCAGGATCTCTTCGTTTGAAGAGGACTAAATTAAAACCTCGAATATTAAAGACTATACCAACAAAGGCCTCCAAACTTGAACCAAAAGCAATAACTAAGTTAAAGGCAGTTAGAAATAGAAAAGAGAGTAAAGAGAAGTTGCTACAAAAGTTCAAAAGAGAAGAACATGTGCCTGAAAAGAAAGACTTGGAAGTTGACTTGGAAAGTCTTCTGCCTTCATCTAAAATCTCAACTAGTGTACAGTCCAGTAATGATCTCACCAAAGTTGTATTGAAGCAGACTCCAAAAGTGGTCAAGAAAGAAAAGAAGACGCCTGCACATGTTACTGCCTTACTATCAGATATGTCGTCATTATTTTCTACACCAGATGTTATTAGAAGAGTTTCTACTGATAATAAAGTGCCTCCCAAAACACCAACTAATGAAAAAGAGATGATACTGATTGAGAAGAAGCCTATGATTGCATCTAAAGAACCTGTGTCAAGTGATGAGAAAATCActgaaaataaattggataTTGCAGAAAAACCTAAGCCTGTTGTACAAAAAACATATGTAAAAGCTAAAGAAAAAGTAATTCCTGTAGAAAAGGTGGCAAAGGCTTTTGATCCAATCCCTCAACTGGATGATGTAAGCTTAGCTCAAATCCTGCAAGATACTACTAGCATATCCACTAACCCAGTAAAGAGTCAGCCTACAATTACTACTGCTGGTACTATGAATAGTCCAAGTTTAGCTGGACCTCTGTCACCTACATTAGATTTATTGGGTGGGCTGCAGCCAGAGGAAGAGGGCTTAACAGAAGACTTCTTGATGTCTGTTGCACAATTAGTTGCTAGTTCAGAAAACTTGCAAGAAGTGATAGATAAGCAAGTGCTTGGTAAAGTGGAAACACCTCCAAATAAGGTTTCAACAACACCCCAGCCGTTACAATCGCCACAGAATCCTCAGACGCCGCCACAAGCGACATCTGCAGCAAGTTTGTACTCACAAACTCTGACAAAATCTGCACAAAAATCTATACTGCCTCGTAAGGATCCAATCGAAATTGTTAGGCGTGATGGAAGAGTTATTACGTTACCTCCTATTGAAGCGCCGGCAACACGCTCTTCGAAACGAAAGAGTCAGATGGAAATGGCTAGTACTGTGGAACCTGTCCAACCAACACCACCACCTACTCCAGTGGTTGCTATACCTGAACCTCAGGTTATCACAGTGActaaacaacaaattaaaaaggTACCTGCTAAGAAACAAGAACAGCCAATACAATCAGTTGCCATAGACAAAATGTCAGTAGAATCTCAAGAGAGCTGGAATTCTGAAGATGATCCTAACAG ATTATGGTGTATTTGTAAACAACCCCATAACAATCGTTTTATGATATGTTGTGATGGATGTGAGGATTGGTTCCATGGCAAGTGTGTCAACATTACAAAGGCTATGGGACAACAAATGGAAGACCAGGGTGTTGAATGGAGATGTCCAAATTGTGTTAAAAAAGCTAAACAGACACCCAAAAGTGCTGGTAAA GCTGCTGCAACACTAAACAAATCTGAAGGTGAATCATTACTAATTGAGACTAAGTCTCCTGTTAGCTCAAAAGAGGGCAAAACAAGTTGCATTGTGTGCAAAAAACCAGCCAGAGTGAGCAGTATCTACTGTAGTAACACTTGCATATGGAAACATGCACAGGATTCATTGGGTAACCAACCATCATCTGCTAAGGAAGGAGAGCCAGGCAAATCTAGCGATAAACAAAAGTCTGAATCTAGG GTAATAGTGTATGAGCGTAAAAGTGGTAGATTATTGGCCGGCGCAAATGCTCCAACCGCAGAAAACTTAAAAGCATGGTTACAAAGCAATCCGACATTCGAAGTAGTGCGACCGGGAGCATTAAGTACAACCAAACCTGCTACGGGGAAGAAGAAGTCTACggaatcaaataaaatacaaacaacactCAACTTTGAGAGGATTCCTAGGAAATCTGCTGAACATGCAACACCTAAGAGTGAAGTTAAAGAACGATCAATAAAACTAATACCAACTCCGAAAGAGGAGCCTAAGTCTACTCCTCAATTGAAATCGCCCGTAACGCCTAAAGCTCAGCAGGCAATATTGATTGAGACACCAAAGGCAAGCACGTCTACAGCGCGACCTATGACGGAACCAAGGAAACTTATGCGAGCTACTAGTAGTCGGTCACAATCGTCGCATGATAAG GCACCTTCAGTTTCGCCATCGACGTCGCGTCGGAAAGATTCCGCGGAAACTAGACCTAGGATGACAAGTGGTGAACCAATTAGGGACAATGTCCGCAAAGCTTTACAAGAACAGATGAGCATTCGTATGAGAGAAAATACAGGGCCAAAGTTCTCTGAAGCTGAAATACAGCAGTTCGCCAACGATACAGAACTTGAGTTACATGAACTGTTTAGAGATGTCGGAATGAAGTACAAGGCTAAATACAGGTCGCTAATGTTCAACATCAAGGACAGGAAGAACCTGACTTTGTGGCAGAAGATTTGCGATCGGTCAATTACTCCCAAACAGCTT GTACGGTTGTCACCAGAAGAGCTTGCAAGTCAAGAACTGGCTCAATGGAGAGATAAAGAGGCTAAACATCAGTTAGAACTTATAAAGAAATCGGAGTTAGATCTTCTAGCGGCTAGCAAAACATACGTTCTCAAAACACATAAAGGAGAAGAG GTAATGGAAACGAAGGAATCAGTTTCAACCGAATTGGATCCGAATGTTCCTGTTGAAGATGTCGTAACTGCACTGAATGATTCAACAGTCGGACCTGATGtactacaaaaagaaaattcacCAGAGAT CTCCAGTAAAAGTGACATGGCAGAGAAGAAAAAGAGTAGTAAAAAGCGAAACCGTGAAGACAGCAGTTCTAGTCACTCAAAGAAGAGTAGACGGGATTCAAAACGGGAGTCGAGTAGGAAATCTAGATCGTCCAGAAGAAGATCTGATTCTAAAGAAAAAGATTCCAGAGAGGATCAGAGACGATCCAGCCGTAAATCAGACAAGAAGTCGAGAGTGCGATCTACATCCAAAGATAGGTCTAAGATCGAAGCTAAAGAGAAATCAGACTCAAGCGAGCGAACACGGCACCGATCGTCATCAAGGGAAAAGTCCAGGAGACGGTCAAAGTCCCGCGACTACTCCAGATCAAAGTCACAAGAACGTGAGAGGTCCCGATCAAGGCGACGATCACAATCAAGAGACAGTTCCAAACGACGATTCAGGTCTCGATCGAAACGCAGGAGCTCTGACGACAAGTTGAAACATCGTTCCCGATCTCAAGATATTGTATACAAGAGCAAACACGA ctCCACAGATTCGGATTCAATAGAAAGACCTAAGTCGGCAATGTTGAAAGAAAGTCATCCGGAATACGATCCGCATGAACCAATGATAACATCAGCGTTTTCTGAAGAAGACCTACAAAAGTCTAGAGAAGATGTGTTTGAGGAAAACTATAGGAATGAAATGAGCACGTTTGAAGCGGAGTATGATTCATTAAAGTTGGAAACAGATTTGAACTCGGAGATAATATTGCCAGAAACAACATACACTTCAAAACAAGAAAAAGTGTCAG CTGAGAGTGATCAAGAACCAAGTAGTACTGTGGATAACTCGTCGGCTATTGTATGGAGTGGTTGTATCAACATGGTTGATGTAGCAAGGTTCTATGTTGCCGCCCATGAG GTATCAGGAAGCTGTGTGGACTTGGAAGAAGATCTTAGTACAGAATTGGATATCGTTGGAAGAATAAATCCCGACACTGTGTGGGACTATATTACGAAAATGAAGAAAACCAGTAATAAAGATATCGTTATTCTTAGATTACAAACTGCTAATGATGAAGAGAAAATGCAATATATTGCCTTATATAGTTATCTTAGTAGTCGTAATAG GTTAGGCGTAGTTAAGGTGTCGAATATGACAACAGTAAAAGACTTCTACATCGTACCACTACCGGCAAACACATCATTGCCATCAGTGCTGTTACCGCTCGACGGTCCTGGCATCGGAGAGATCAAAACACACCTTTTAATCGGGATCGTTATTCGACAAAGAAAGAAGCGCTTAGCCCCCAACATTCCCACAGATATTATTCCAGCAAAG ATGGCGCGCGAGACCCGCAAGCGCTCGTACACGCCGCCAGCGTCACCGCGTCGCCGTCCACCGCTCCCTCTGCCTGCCTACACTTCAGCGAGTCTCTCTACTACAGTCAAGGATAAAATAGCGGCATCATTAGGtattaaat TGTCAGCGGATGATGACGAACCCTACAGTCCGGGATCATCGAACAGTAGCAGTAGCGTGCCTGCTTCAGCTATAGGACCGAGTCTTACGTCGAACACATTGAGAAGTAAGATGGAAGAGCTCAACAGACAGATCGAAGAACAGAAACAACAAATTCGTAAAATGGCACAAGCAGATTCTTCTATTGGAGag GACGAAGCATACTCGCCTTCTCGACCTATGACTCCACCGCCAGTACAGAATGTGCCTCTCGATGAGATCGCGTTGCCATCGAACTTGCACGAGATTCTCGCCACTATCAAGCAGCGGTCGGAAACCAATAACGATGTTGATATGCGTTTGCCTTTGccttag